The genomic window GATATCAAGCATGATTGATATTATGGCCGATTCCCTGGGTGAAGCCCTTGAAATGGCAGGAGAATACATAGCCAAAGGCGAACCCGTATCCATTGGATTGTGCGGCAATGCGGCTGATGTATATGGATATTTTGTAAGCCATAAAATTACTCCCGATGTGGTAACGGATCAAACACCGGCCCATGATCTGGAAAGCTATATACCATCGGGACTTTCGCCCCGAGAAGCGCACCTACTGGCGGAGGAAGAACCAGAACGATATGAGAAAATGGTTATGGAAACCATAAGGCGTCATGTAAGGGCCATGGTGGAACTTAAGAACATGGGAGCGGTGGTGTTCGATTATGGCAACAACCTGAGAGAGCAGGGGCGAAAGGCAGGCATTGAAGATGCTTTTTGTTTTCCGGGATTTGCTTCAGAGTACATCAGGCCGCTCTTTTGTGAAGGGAGAGGGCCTTTCAGGTGGGTAGCATTGTCGGGAGATCCTGAAGATATTTACAAGACCGATGAGGTAATCCTGTCGCTTTTTAAAGGAGACACAAGGCTTCACGACTGGCTGAATTTTGTGGAAAGGAGATTTATGTTCCACGGGCTGCCGGCTCGGGTATGCTGGCTCAATTATAAGGAGAGGTCGGTTTTCGGAAAGATCATAAATGAGATGGTGACGTCAGGGAAGCTAAAAGCCCCCATAGCCATCACAAGAGACCATATGGATGCGGCGGCGGTGGCCTCACCCTTCAGGGAAACCGAGGCCATGAAAGACGGTAGCGACGCCATTGCAGACTGGCCGGTACTAAATGCCCTTTTAAACTGCAGCTCCGGGGCTACACTGGTAGGAATCTATCAGGGAGGCGGAGTGGGTATTGGATATTCCATCCACTCCGGGGTGACGGTGATAGCCGATGGTACTGAACAGGCGCAAAAAAGACTGGACCATGTCTTGAAAGCAGATCCCGCTCTTGGCGTCATACGTTATGCCGATGCCGGGTACGAAACTGCAAGAGAAATAATTAAAGATCCAGATTTTCCCGCAAAAGTGGTAAGTTGAGGTGAGCGGGATGGACGATTTTATACGAGATTATGCCAGAAAAGGTTTCCTCAGGGACTTACTTTTCAACGATATCACCAGCGTAAAAGATATATGGGAACTGCAAAAAAAATTAAATATAGAACATTTACCCAATACAGTCATGGTGGTAACTATAGACAACTATTATTCGGATACAGTAAACAAGAGTGAAATCCAAAAGCAAGCAATAAGGATAAGAGTGTACGAATGCTTGAAAAGATTTGCGGAAAAGTTTGATGCACTGGTAGTAAATATGGAAGAGAACTTGCTTGCAGTATTGTTCTGGATAGAAAAAGATAAGGCATCAGAAGTTGAATACAGCATGAACACAGGTGCTTGTTTGAAAGAACAGGTGGAAAAGGAGACCGGGATATCTGTTTCAATAGGTATAGGTCGGCGGTATAAAGACATACTGGACCTGCACATATCATACAAAGAAGCCCTTTCAGCCTGCCATCATAAATTCTTCCTGGGCAAAAGCCAGGTGATCCATATCGACAATGCGCTCCCCTTTTCAGAAGATCTGGGACTTTATTCCGTGGAAGTGGAATCCCAGCTCTCAGTGCGGGTGCTGGCCTGCGATGAGGAAGGAGCCTATAACATACTCCGGGAGTTGATGGGAGACACCCTGCAGCAAAAGGCTATAAATCCTTTAACAATGAAGACCCGGCTCATAGAGATTATAACCACTCTAATGAGGGTATCGGTGGAGGCCGGGGCCGACCAGGAAAATCTTGCGGTGTTGAGCGGCAAATGCGTGGAAGGAATTTTAAAGAGTGATACAATGACAGCCCTTCAAAGTTTGATGCAACAAGCCATAAAGGGTATCATTCAGGAAGTCTACCAGGGCCGCAAGCGCATGAACCTCGAAGTCTTTGAAAAGGCTTTAAATTATATCCGAGATAATTTCAACAGGCCCATTACCCTGGAGGAAGTGTCTGACCATGTCCATATAAGCCCTTATTACTTTAGCCACGGTTTCAAAAACTTTACCGGCATGAACTTTATTGACTATGTTACAAAGCTTCGCATAGATGAAGCCAAAAAGCTGCTTCTTACCACTGACATGAACGTAGGAGATATAGGAAAGCAGGTGGGATATTATGACCCCAACTATTTCGGCAGGGTTTTTAAGAACTTGGTGGGAATGCCCCCCAGCAAATTCAAGGTGAGCAAAAAAGTCCGCCTGGATAGAATATTTTCCGAAGGTTAAATTAATTTTAATATAGAATATGATGGTAGAAAACAGATTATTTTTGTTTGAAATATATTAAGGGGAGGGAGTTTTTGGATGTTAAGCAATTTTGACATATCAAAGGCTATGACGGTAAAACTGGACGATGAGTTGCCGGAAATGCCGGATTTTGTGGAAGGGATAAGGAGGGCGCCGGCCAGAGATTTCCGCTTAACAAAAGAGCAGACAAAAATTGCCTTAAAAAATGCACTCCGCTATGTGCCGGAGAAATATCATGAAAAACTTGCTCCGGAGTTTTTAAACGAGCTTTTGACCCGGGGAAGGATCTATGCTTACAGGTTCAGGCCCGAAGGCAGGATCTACGGGAAACCTGTAGACGAATATAAAGGCAAATGCCTTGCGGGCAAGGCTTTTCAGGTCATGATAGACAATAACCTTGATTTTGAGGTGGCCTTATACCCCTATGAACTGGTGACATACGGGGAAACGGGCAGCGTGTGCCAGAACTGGATGCAGTATAGATTGATAAAGAAATATCTTGAAGTCCTTACCGAAGATCAGACCCTTGTCATCGAGTCGGGCCATCCCGTAGGACTTTTCCCTTCAAAGCCCGATGCCCCAAGGGTAATTATCACCAATGCCCTTATGGTGGGCATGTTCGATAACCAGGATGACTGGGAAATAGCTGAAGAAATGGGTGTGGCCAACTACGGGCAGATGACGGCAGGAGGTTGGATGTACATTGGTCCCCAGGGCATTGTCCACGGCACCTTCAACACCCTCTTAAACGCCGGAAGGTTGAAGCTGGGTATACCCCATGATAAGGACTTGAGAGGCCACCTGTTTGTGTCTTCAGGCCTGGGTGGCATGAGCGGTGCCCAGGCTAAAGCTGTGGAAATAGCCGGGGGTGTGGGCATCATAGCCGAGGTGGATTACTCACGGATTAAGACCCGCAAGATGCAGGGATGGGTGAGCAAGGTATCCTCCGATTTTGAAGAGGTATTCAGGATTGCCCATGAGTATTTACAGAAAAAAGAACCTATTTCCATAGCGTATTATGGAAATATTGTAGACCTTCTTGAATATTTCGTCAAAAACAACATAAAAGTTGATCTGCTGTCAGACCAGACTTCCTGCCATGTGCCCTATGACGGCGGCTACTGTCCTCAGGGGCTCACCTTTGCAGAGAGGACTAGAATGCTCGCCGAAGACAGGGAAAAATTCCGGGAGCTTGTGAATAAGAGTTTGAGGCATCACTTTGAATTGATTAAGATATTGGTGGACAGGGGCACTTATTTCTTCGATTACGGAAATTCCTTCATGAAGGCTGTGTTTGATGCAGGTGTTAAGGAAATTTCCAAAAACGGTGTGGATGAAAAAGACGGGTTCATATTTCCTTCCTATGTAGAGGATATAATGGGACCGGAACTCTTTGATTACGGTTATGGGCCTTTCAGATGGGTCTGCCTGAGCGGAAAGCATGAGGACCTCATAAAGACCGATAAAGCAGCTATGGAATGCATCGATCCCAGCAGGCGGGGCCAGGACCGCGACAATTATATCTGGATCCGCGATGCCGAAAAGAACAACCTGGTGGTGGGAACCCAGGCCAGGATTCTATACCAGGACGCCGAGGGAAGGGTGAAGATAGCTCTTAAGTTCAATGAAATGGTGAGAAATGGTGAAATCGGACCGGTAATGCTGGGAAGAGACCACCATGATGTGAGCGGTGCCGATTCACCCTTCCGGGAAACCGCAAATATCAAGGATGGAAGCAATGTCATGGCAGATATGGCCACCCAGTGCTTTGCAGGCAATGCCGCCAGGGGCATGACCCTTGTGACCCTGCACAATGGGGGCGGTGTGGGTATAGGTAAGGCTATCAACGGCGGTTTCGGACTGTTGCTGGATGGAAGCCAGAAAACCGACAATATCATAAAATCTGCCCTGCTCTGGGATGTCATGGGCGGTGTGGCCCGGAGGTCCTGGGCAAGGAATCCGCATTCTATAGAGACCGCTGTGGAATTCAATAAAAACTATCGTGGCCTCGGCCATATAACAATTCCTTATATTCCCGACCAAAAGCTTATTGATGAAGTTGTGGAAAAGGGGTTAGGAGAATCGAGCAAGTAGTTTCTACCCGGCGGGCACCGCCACCCGCCGGGATTACTTTAATACAATAAAATGCTTTAACTGGAGGAATGAAAATGAGTTCAATTATAGAATGTATCCCAAACTTTAGCGAAGGCAGAAGGCCTGAAGTTATTGAAGCTATCGCCGAAGCCATAAAATCGGTGGATGATATTCAGCTTTTGAATTATTCTTCTGACCAGAGCCACAACCGCAGCGTTTTTACATTCATAGGGGCTCCGGAATCCGTTAAAGAGGCGGCTTTTAAAGGAGCCAAAAAGGCCGCGGAACTCATAGATATGACAAAACACAGGGGGGAACATCCCCGCATGGGTGCCGTGGATGTAATACCTTTCGTGCCTGTTAAAAATATTACGATGCAAGAGTGTGTAAATCTGACAAAGGAACTGGGCGAAAGGATTGCCCGGGAGCTTTCCATTCCTGTGTTTTTGTATGAAGAATCGGCCACCAGGCCCGAGCGCAGGAACCTGGCGGATATAAGGCGCGGGGAATTCGAGGGGATGGCCGAGAAAATAAAAGACCCCGCATGGGCACCGGATTTTGGAAAAGCCGAGATTCATCCTACTGCCGGTGTTGTTGCCGTTGGTGCCCGCATGCCTTTGATAGCGTACAATGTAAATTTAAGCACATCGGACATAAATATTGCCAGGAACATAGCCAAAATTATCCGGGAAAGCAGCGGAGGCCTTAAATGTGTAAAGGCCATAGGAGTAATGCTGGAAGACAGGAACCTGGCGCAGGTCTCTATAAACATGACCAACTATGAGAAGACTTCACTTTACAGAGTTTTTGAGCTAATTCGCACAGAAGCCAGGAGATACGGTGTCCACATTGTGGGCAGTGAAATCGTGGGGCTCACCCCCATGAATGCATTGATAGATGTGGCAAAATTCTACCTGCAGCTGGAAGGGTTCGATGATAAAAAGCAGGTGCTGGAAAATTATTTGTTGTAAAATTTCAATATTGAGGTGAATAGCATGAATAATTTTCCTGACCTGATAGTAAAAAATATTGGTCTGCTGGCCACGCCTGAGGGAAAATGTGCGAAGAAAGGCAAAGAGCAGGGCAAAATAAAGCTTATAGAAGATGCTTTCATTGCTGTCCAGGGGGATACCATAACTGGTGTGGGGACCGAAGAGCAGCTAAAGGCTCTTGAAAAGCAGAGAAATTTTTGCTATAAAACCCAAATCGTCGATGCTGGTGGCAGTCTTGTGACACCTGGCCTGGTGGACCCGCACACTCACCTTATCTTTTCTGGATGGCGGCAAAAGGAGCTTTCCCTCAAACTCAAAGGTATGAGCTATCTTGAGATCCTAAAGATGGGCGGGGGGATCTTAAATACCGTAAAAAATACCCGCAGGGCAAGTTTAGAAGACCTGATACAAAATGGCAGGACTGCCCTGGACAGGATGATGACCCATGGCACTACCACCTGCGAGGTAAAGAGCGGGTATGGGCTGAATGTGGAAGACGAAATAAAATCACTGGAAGCTATCCGGGAGTTAAATAAGATTCATCCGATGGAGTTGGTGCCCACTTTTCTGGGCGCCCATGCTGTGCCGGAAGAATATAAAGGAAAAACAGGGGAGTATGTAGAATTAATAAATAAACAAATGATACCGAGAGTGGCCGGCGAGCATCTTGCAGAGTTTTGCGACGTTTTCTGTGAGCAAGGGGTATTCAGCGTGGATGAATCTCGAAAGATTCTGGAGTGCGGCAAAAATCACGGCCTAATCCCGAAGGTCCATGCCGATGAAATGACTTCACTGGGGGGAGCAAACCTTGCGGCAGAAGTGGGAGCCATTTCCGCCGACCACCTGATCCACGCCGGCGATGAGGGGCTTTGCGCCATGGCGGAAAAGAGTGTAGTAGCGGTACTTTTGCCGGGGACATCGCTCTTTTTAAACGAATCTTTTGCCCGGGCAAGGACCATGATAGAAATGGGAATCCCGGTAGCACTGGCCACCGATTTTAATCCCGGTTCATGCCCTACCGAATCCCTTCAGCTTGTGATGAATCTTGCGTGCATGAAATACAGGATGATACCGGAAGAGGTTCTCACTGCGGTGACCCTCAATGCCGCATCGGCCATAAACATGGCTTCTACCATCGGTAGCATCGAGCCGGGCAAACAGGCGGATATTGTGATATGGAATGCCCCGGACCTGGACTTTATCATCTACCACTTTGGGGTTAACCTGGTAAAAACAGTGATTAAAAAAGGAAAATTTACGGTCAACGACGGACAGGTAATATAACACAATATTTATTTTACATGAACGTAAGGAGGTTATTCCGTGAAGACTGATATTGAAATTGCCCAGGAAGCCAAACTCGAACCTATAAAAAAGATTGCCGAATCCATCGGCCTTTCGGAGGAAGAGATTTTCTTCTACGGTAAGTATAAGGCAAAGGTGGACCACAGGATATTGAAGAAATTACAGGGCAAGAAGGAGGGAAAGTTGATCCTTGTTACCGCCATCACCCCTACACCGGCCGGTGAGGGCAAGACAACAACAACGGTAGGCCTGGGGGATGCTCTGAAAAAACTTGGCAAGAAAGTCGTGATAGCGCTCAGGGAACCGGCCCTTGGCCCTGTCTTCGGAATAAAGGGCGGTGCAGCCGGAGGCGGATATGCCCAGGTGGTACCGATGGAGGATATAAATTTGCATTTTACAGGGGATTTTCATGCTATAGGAGCTGCCAACAACCTATTGGCGGCCATGCTGGACAACCACATTTACCAGGGGAATACTTTAAATATCGATCCCAGAAAGATTACCTGGCGGCGCTGCATGGATATGAATGACCGGCAGCTCCGATTTATCGTGGATGGCCTGGGAGGAAAAGCCAACGGGGTTCCCAGGGAGGATGGGTTTGATATAACAGTAGCTTCGGAAGTCATGGCGGCTTTTTGCCTGGCCAAAAGCTTGCCGGATTTAAAGGAGCGCCTATCAAAAATAATTGTGGCCTATACATATGATGGTAAACCCGTGACGGCAGGGGATTTAAAGGCTGAAGGGGCTATGGCCGTTCTGCTGAAAGAAGCCATAAACCCAAACCTTGTTCAAACCCTTGAACATACTCCCGCTTTCATCCATGGCGGACCTTTTGCCAACATAGCCCACGGCTGCAACAGCCTGATTGCCACGAAACTGGCACTGAGTCTGGCGGATTATGTAGTGACTGAGGCAGGATTCGGTGCGGACCTGGGTGCCGAAAAATTCGTAGATATAAAGTGCCGTCTGGGAGGATTAAAGCCTGATGCTGCTGTCCTGGTGGCAAGCGTAAGAGCGCTGAAACACCACGGAGGGGTAGCAAAACAGGAGCTTTCAAAGAAAATCTACAGGCCCTTGAAAAAGGAATACCGAATATGATAAAACATATTGAAAATATCAGCAAGCAGTATGGTCTTCAGGTGGCGGTGGCCATAAACCGCTTCCCCACCGATACCGAAGATGAGCTCAATATGGTCTTCGATGGATGCAAGGCTATGAATGTACCTGCAGCCGTCTCCGAAGTCTTTACAAAAGGCTCCGAAGGTGGCCTGGATCTGGCTGAACAAGTATTAAAATTGATTGAAAAAGGGCAAAATGAATTTAAATTCGTATATCCCCTCGATATGAACTTAAAAGACAAAATTGAAACCATAGCCAGAAATGTCTACGGAGCCGAAGGCGTGGATTTTACCCGGGAAGCGGAAAAGGAGATAGAAAATCTGGAAGCTCTGGGTTACAGCCATTTACCCATCTGTATGGCAAAAACCCAGTATTCCCTGTCCGATGACCCCAAGCTTCTTGGAAAACCCGAGGGATTCAGGATTACCGTAAGGCAGATAAAGGTTTTCGCAGGAGCAGGATTTGTGATAGCCCTAACGGGTGCCATCATGACCATGCCGGGCCTACCCAAAGTTCCTGCAGCCGAAAAGATAGATGTCGATGAAGATGGAAGGATTACGGGTCTATTCTAGGATAAAGATTAAATGGTTGATTTCGGTGTAGAAACCAAGTCCGCTGTCGGAGATGGCCGAAAAGCACCGAAAAGCTGTGCCGTCGCCGCTCTTGAGTTTAGAACAACACCCACCTTCGGTGGGGCCCCGGTGGAGGCAGCGGGCACGGACGCCCGCTGGCCGGCAGCAAGGTACACGCCGAATTGCCGGCGAGCCTCCACGAAGTGCAGAACTAAACTCTAGAGCGGCAGAGAGCTGCGGTGCCGGGCCATCTCCGGCAGAAGTGACTGTTTACACCCAAATCAATAGTTTAAAAAATACAGAAGGAGGCTTTTATGTTACTTTCCGAATATAATATCAAAGATTTCATTTCCATCCTGGCTTCAAAGGAACCTGCCCCCGGAGGTGGAGCCGCATCGGCCCTGGTGGGAGCCGTGGGGAATGCCCTTTCCTCCATGGTGGCAAACCTCACTCTCGGCAAACAGAAATTCCAGGGAAAAGAGTCCCTTATGCAGGAGATATTGAGGGAAGGAGAAGAATTGCAGAAAACCCTGATTTCGTTGATTGATAAAGACACCGAAGCCTTTAACCAGGTGGCCGGGGTTTTTAAGATGCCCAAAGATACTGAAGAACAAAAAGCCGTAAGGAGTAAAGCCATGCAAAAGGCTCTAAAAGAAGCCACCCTGGTTCCATTTAGCATAATGGAAAAAAGCGTTTCAGCCCTACGCCTTCATGAAAAGGCCCTGGGCAACTCAAACCCCGCCGCTGTCAGTGACCTGGGGGTGGGGGCATTGTGCCTCAAGACCGCTCTCCAGGGTGGCTGGCTCAATGTAAAGATAAATTTGAACAGCATTAAGGATACTGATTTTGTCCGAGAATATGAAAGTAAAGGCCAAAAGTTATTAGATGAAGGAATGAAATTAGCCGATAGAATTTTTCAACATGTTCTTGAAAATTTATAAATGAGCCTGGCACCATCTTGCAAAAATGTAAAAAGAATGATAAAATATTAACGAATTTGCAGAGTAGGTGTCCCGCGTCAAGTGCCGGGGGATGGGACGTTGCCTCCGGACGAAAAGCCTGGCGTAAGCTAGACTTGCGGTGGGCCACCGCGTTCGCTGCCACATCAATGAGCCTTTTCCACTGGTGTGGCAGTTCTGCCATACCCAATATAATAGTGGAAGGAGGCTTAAGATGAGAAGGATTACTACTCGGGAACTGGTCTTTATGGCCTTGCTGATAAGCCTTAATATTGTGCTGACACGGGTCGCCAGCATAAGGCTGAGTATTGGCGGTGTGGAAGGTATAAGGATTGGCTTTGGGGGTTTTCCGGTAATCCTTGCAGGAATCATGTTGGGTCCTGCAGCAGGTGGCATTGTGGGTGCCGTTGGCGATATAGTGGGGTATTACATCAATCCCATGGGACCATATATGCCTCATTTTACTTTGACAGCGGCCCTTACCGGCATTATTCCCGCCATGATACTTGCGCCGGTTAAAAAATCAATTCCCTCTTTCTGGCAACTTTTATTGGCAATCAGTATCGGGCAGATAATTACATCTATAATCCTTGTGCCATATTTCCTGCAGACGCTCTTCAAGATTCCAATGTCTGTCACGCTTCCGGGAAGGATTATAGGGCAGGCCATACACGTCCCGGTTTACGCCCTGTTCACGGAAGTGCTGCTGAAAAGGATAAATATGGTTTTACACTATAATACCCGATAGTAGAAAACATGGGTGACAGGTATAACCTGTCACTTTTTTATTCCACTAAATGTAGTTGCTTCTAAAAATATTTTTTATA from Biomaibacter acetigenes includes these protein-coding regions:
- the ftcD gene encoding glutamate formimidoyltransferase, with the translated sequence MSSIIECIPNFSEGRRPEVIEAIAEAIKSVDDIQLLNYSSDQSHNRSVFTFIGAPESVKEAAFKGAKKAAELIDMTKHRGEHPRMGAVDVIPFVPVKNITMQECVNLTKELGERIARELSIPVFLYEESATRPERRNLADIRRGEFEGMAEKIKDPAWAPDFGKAEIHPTAGVVAVGARMPLIAYNVNLSTSDINIARNIAKIIRESSGGLKCVKAIGVMLEDRNLAQVSINMTNYEKTSLYRVFELIRTEARRYGVHIVGSEIVGLTPMNALIDVAKFYLQLEGFDDKKQVLENYLL
- the hutU gene encoding urocanate hydratase, with amino-acid sequence MEIIKSPTGKEITCKSWQQEGLLRLLLNCLDPDIAKAPEELVAYGGRGKVARDIESLKAIVNALMNLENDETLLIQSGKPVGVFRTFEYAPRVIMAGALLVPHWSNWEYFHKLEERGLTAFGQSTAGSWAYIGTQGILQGTWETFGQVAKRHFGGTLKGKMVLTSGLGEMGSAQPLAITANGGVAIVADVDRAIVKKRLISSMIDIMADSLGEALEMAGEYIAKGEPVSIGLCGNAADVYGYFVSHKITPDVVTDQTPAHDLESYIPSGLSPREAHLLAEEEPERYEKMVMETIRRHVRAMVELKNMGAVVFDYGNNLREQGRKAGIEDAFCFPGFASEYIRPLFCEGRGPFRWVALSGDPEDIYKTDEVILSLFKGDTRLHDWLNFVERRFMFHGLPARVCWLNYKERSVFGKIINEMVTSGKLKAPIAITRDHMDAAAVASPFRETEAMKDGSDAIADWPVLNALLNCSSGATLVGIYQGGGVGIGYSIHSGVTVIADGTEQAQKRLDHVLKADPALGVIRYADAGYETAREIIKDPDFPAKVVS
- a CDS encoding urocanate hydratase, with product MLSNFDISKAMTVKLDDELPEMPDFVEGIRRAPARDFRLTKEQTKIALKNALRYVPEKYHEKLAPEFLNELLTRGRIYAYRFRPEGRIYGKPVDEYKGKCLAGKAFQVMIDNNLDFEVALYPYELVTYGETGSVCQNWMQYRLIKKYLEVLTEDQTLVIESGHPVGLFPSKPDAPRVIITNALMVGMFDNQDDWEIAEEMGVANYGQMTAGGWMYIGPQGIVHGTFNTLLNAGRLKLGIPHDKDLRGHLFVSSGLGGMSGAQAKAVEIAGGVGIIAEVDYSRIKTRKMQGWVSKVSSDFEEVFRIAHEYLQKKEPISIAYYGNIVDLLEYFVKNNIKVDLLSDQTSCHVPYDGGYCPQGLTFAERTRMLAEDREKFRELVNKSLRHHFELIKILVDRGTYFFDYGNSFMKAVFDAGVKEISKNGVDEKDGFIFPSYVEDIMGPELFDYGYGPFRWVCLSGKHEDLIKTDKAAMECIDPSRRGQDRDNYIWIRDAEKNNLVVGTQARILYQDAEGRVKIALKFNEMVRNGEIGPVMLGRDHHDVSGADSPFRETANIKDGSNVMADMATQCFAGNAARGMTLVTLHNGGGVGIGKAINGGFGLLLDGSQKTDNIIKSALLWDVMGGVARRSWARNPHSIETAVEFNKNYRGLGHITIPYIPDQKLIDEVVEKGLGESSK
- a CDS encoding folate family ECF transporter S component, producing the protein MRRITTRELVFMALLISLNIVLTRVASIRLSIGGVEGIRIGFGGFPVILAGIMLGPAAGGIVGAVGDIVGYYINPMGPYMPHFTLTAALTGIIPAMILAPVKKSIPSFWQLLLAISIGQIITSIILVPYFLQTLFKIPMSVTLPGRIIGQAIHVPVYALFTEVLLKRINMVLHYNTR
- the hutI gene encoding imidazolonepropionase, which translates into the protein MNNFPDLIVKNIGLLATPEGKCAKKGKEQGKIKLIEDAFIAVQGDTITGVGTEEQLKALEKQRNFCYKTQIVDAGGSLVTPGLVDPHTHLIFSGWRQKELSLKLKGMSYLEILKMGGGILNTVKNTRRASLEDLIQNGRTALDRMMTHGTTTCEVKSGYGLNVEDEIKSLEAIRELNKIHPMELVPTFLGAHAVPEEYKGKTGEYVELINKQMIPRVAGEHLAEFCDVFCEQGVFSVDESRKILECGKNHGLIPKVHADEMTSLGGANLAAEVGAISADHLIHAGDEGLCAMAEKSVVAVLLPGTSLFLNESFARARTMIEMGIPVALATDFNPGSCPTESLQLVMNLACMKYRMIPEEVLTAVTLNAASAINMASTIGSIEPGKQADIVIWNAPDLDFIIYHFGVNLVKTVIKKGKFTVNDGQVI
- a CDS encoding helix-turn-helix domain-containing protein, giving the protein MDDFIRDYARKGFLRDLLFNDITSVKDIWELQKKLNIEHLPNTVMVVTIDNYYSDTVNKSEIQKQAIRIRVYECLKRFAEKFDALVVNMEENLLAVLFWIEKDKASEVEYSMNTGACLKEQVEKETGISVSIGIGRRYKDILDLHISYKEALSACHHKFFLGKSQVIHIDNALPFSEDLGLYSVEVESQLSVRVLACDEEGAYNILRELMGDTLQQKAINPLTMKTRLIEIITTLMRVSVEAGADQENLAVLSGKCVEGILKSDTMTALQSLMQQAIKGIIQEVYQGRKRMNLEVFEKALNYIRDNFNRPITLEEVSDHVHISPYYFSHGFKNFTGMNFIDYVTKLRIDEAKKLLLTTDMNVGDIGKQVGYYDPNYFGRVFKNLVGMPPSKFKVSKKVRLDRIFSEG
- a CDS encoding cyclodeaminase/cyclohydrolase family protein; the protein is MLLSEYNIKDFISILASKEPAPGGGAASALVGAVGNALSSMVANLTLGKQKFQGKESLMQEILREGEELQKTLISLIDKDTEAFNQVAGVFKMPKDTEEQKAVRSKAMQKALKEATLVPFSIMEKSVSALRLHEKALGNSNPAAVSDLGVGALCLKTALQGGWLNVKINLNSIKDTDFVREYESKGQKLLDEGMKLADRIFQHVLENL